In Rhodopirellula sp. P2, the DNA window ATCAAGCGTGGTCGTTCAGCGACTTTCACCAGCACCGTTTGCACCGCGTCTTCGGCGTCGTGCTGGTTCCGCGTGATCGTCGTGGCGAATCGCACCATCCGGCTCGACGTCAGGTCGATCAGGCCAGCGACCGCGTCCCCACCGTGAACCACCATGTGGTCGACGCACTGAAAAACGCGTTTCGAAAAGGGGGTGGAGTTGCTCATCAAACAACAGGATGCGCCCCAGCGAGTCATTTGTCTAAACAATTTGAAAAAATGTTCGTTGCCTCGCGCTCGCGCTCGCTCGCGCTCGCTCTCGCGCTCTCGCGCTCTCGCGCTCTCGCGCTCTCGCGCTCTCGCTCGATTGCTCGATTGCTCGATTGCTCGATTGCTCGATTGCTCGTGGTTTCGATTACGAGCACGAGCACCGGTCTTCGACCTGAGCACGAGTTTGGTTGCGAGTGCCGGTCTTCGACCTGGAGCCACGATTTGAAATTCTAGGAAAAACAGTTGACTCGCCGTCGGGACACCTGTATCAATGAGTTAATACAAGGGGTCAGTTATGCAGATTCATTTATCCGACGACGGCGTGCCGCTCTATCAACAGGTGGTCCAGCAGATTCGACATCGAATTCTGTCGGGCCAGCTTTCTGGTGGAGACGAGATGCCCGCCATCCGAACGTTGGCGGAGCGATTGCGCGTCAATCCGAACACCATCGCGCGAGCTTATCGCGAACTCGAACAAGCGGGCTTGGTCGAGAAACG includes these proteins:
- a CDS encoding GntR family transcriptional regulator codes for the protein MQIHLSDDGVPLYQQVVQQIRHRILSGQLSGGDEMPAIRTLAERLRVNPNTIARAYRELEQAGLVEKRRTRGTFVSSSPTSMSAKAKREAIEPAIDQLLVLSQGLGVDAKELSQWILRRDEELQRKRGETS